A stretch of Leptospira sp. WS39.C2 DNA encodes these proteins:
- a CDS encoding alginate export family protein: MRRSLILILMFLAISYPVTAQTNSPEPNVTSPTTPIPNPSPSLQPVQEPKPNPAPTWSDGFSAGALVRIRPEMKYNFDFNRNTNDNVDFTGQKIQFFVQKEFTKDVIAKVTFQDSRLWGAERGSLTGLSTANDATRQSTDVREAFVEIKNNFGLPLHVQAGRQILRYGDERLVGSLDWTNVGRSFDGLRFKWEDKFFSSHLFVTSVSERHSEIAGNTTNFGVKSQYNTYLDCPYNGTKVCTAKIDAQRQELGDSYFTGFYNTLKPSDYFHIDLYYLGLQKEYLRTNNSLVLTTGEVGNPNTRAGRWDVLHTYGIRVTNKTQANKKALQAIDYSFEYATQTGTTGRNISPKWDTFQTNVSLVDPLTNTMYQQNFYREKERYKTFAFGADIGYTISKLRMGVAYDVGSGDPNRTDGSIASFQNLFHTNHLFYGMADQVSWVNMKSKSVNLSYATESYGTFRIDYFAIEKHKLQDSWYDIAGVAKSGASTESISNNQYDVSQVLTENGTGNNRPVSMLGRSLFREVDVKYNLPYKNILLECGYSMIFAGDAIQNKVNDRTVNANLYTNQFSKTAQFAYLMVTAQF, translated from the coding sequence ATGCGAAGATCCCTCATTTTAATCCTAATGTTTTTGGCAATTAGTTATCCAGTCACTGCACAAACCAACTCACCGGAACCAAATGTCACAAGTCCCACTACCCCAATTCCGAATCCAAGTCCTTCCCTGCAACCAGTCCAAGAACCCAAACCAAATCCTGCACCCACTTGGTCTGATGGATTTAGTGCTGGTGCTCTTGTTCGGATCCGACCAGAGATGAAATATAATTTTGATTTTAATCGGAATACGAATGACAATGTCGATTTTACAGGTCAAAAAATCCAATTCTTTGTCCAAAAAGAATTCACAAAAGACGTCATCGCCAAAGTAACATTCCAGGACAGCCGACTGTGGGGTGCAGAAAGAGGATCATTGACTGGTCTTTCAACTGCCAATGATGCAACTAGACAAAGTACAGATGTGCGTGAAGCTTTTGTAGAAATTAAAAATAATTTTGGTCTCCCCTTACACGTACAAGCTGGTCGTCAAATCCTACGTTATGGTGACGAACGATTGGTGGGTTCCCTTGATTGGACCAATGTAGGTAGGAGTTTTGATGGACTTCGTTTTAAGTGGGAAGACAAATTTTTTTCTTCACATCTTTTTGTCACTTCGGTCAGCGAACGACACTCTGAAATCGCAGGTAATACAACCAATTTTGGCGTAAAATCCCAATACAATACTTACCTCGACTGTCCTTATAACGGTACAAAAGTTTGTACAGCAAAAATTGATGCACAAAGACAAGAGTTAGGTGATTCTTATTTCACAGGTTTTTACAACACTCTCAAACCATCTGATTATTTTCATATTGATTTGTATTATTTGGGATTACAAAAAGAATACTTACGTACAAACAATTCCCTTGTCCTCACTACAGGTGAGGTGGGAAATCCCAATACACGTGCAGGGCGATGGGATGTCCTGCATACCTATGGTATCCGTGTGACTAACAAAACTCAGGCCAATAAAAAAGCGCTGCAAGCTATTGATTATTCCTTCGAATATGCAACTCAAACTGGAACAACAGGAAGGAATATTTCACCTAAGTGGGACACATTCCAAACCAATGTGAGTTTGGTTGACCCACTCACCAATACTATGTACCAACAAAATTTTTATCGTGAAAAAGAACGTTATAAAACATTCGCCTTTGGTGCTGACATTGGTTATACGATTTCAAAATTAAGGATGGGAGTTGCTTATGATGTGGGTAGTGGAGACCCAAATCGCACCGATGGATCTATCGCTTCTTTCCAAAACCTATTTCACACAAACCACTTATTTTATGGTATGGCTGACCAAGTCAGTTGGGTGAATATGAAATCAAAATCTGTCAATTTAAGTTATGCAACTGAATCTTATGGAACCTTTCGGATCGATTATTTTGCCATTGAAAAACATAAATTACAGGATAGTTGGTATGACATCGCTGGTGTTGCAAAATCAGGTGCGAGTACTGAATCCATTTCGAATAACCAATACGATGTAAGCCAGGTTTTGACAGAAAATGGAACAGGAAACAATCGTCCCGTATCTATGTTAGGTCGTTCCCTATTTCGCGAAGTGGATGTAAAATACAATCTACCATACAAAAATATTCTATTAGAGTGTGGGTATAGTATGATCTTTGCGGGAGATGCCATCCAAAACAAAGTGAATGACCGAACTGTGAATGCAAACTTGTACACAAATCAATTCTCAAAAACAGCACAGTTTGCATATCTTATGGTTACGGCACAGTTCTAA
- a CDS encoding ZIP family metal transporter, with translation MFIDLLALHPVVLALLATGFTWFCTAFGAGFVFFFRTVPRPVFNAMLGFASGIMIAASFWSLLLPSIELSENVGQPAWLHVSLGFLSGGLSLYFLHKLLPHLHVGLEENRLEGGKSSFQRSLLLILAITLHNIPEGLAVGVAFGALGDGFTYEALMAAVVVAFGIGIQNIPEGAAVSIPLLREGFSAKKSFWYGQLSGFVEPIGGLLGAALVFYVESVLPFALSFAAGAMIFVVVEELIPESHTGKETEMSTLGAMFGFVLMMALDVGLG, from the coding sequence ATGTTTATCGATCTTTTAGCTCTCCATCCGGTGGTTTTGGCCCTCCTAGCCACTGGGTTTACTTGGTTTTGTACTGCTTTTGGTGCAGGGTTTGTGTTTTTTTTTCGTACAGTGCCAAGGCCTGTTTTTAATGCGATGCTTGGCTTTGCCTCAGGCATTATGATCGCTGCCAGTTTTTGGTCATTATTACTCCCTTCGATAGAACTTTCAGAAAATGTTGGCCAACCTGCTTGGCTCCATGTGAGCCTTGGGTTTTTGTCAGGTGGGCTAAGTTTGTATTTTCTACATAAACTCCTTCCTCATTTACATGTCGGTTTGGAAGAAAACAGATTGGAAGGAGGGAAGTCTTCTTTCCAAAGGAGTTTGTTACTCATCCTTGCCATCACTTTACATAACATCCCAGAAGGACTGGCGGTAGGTGTCGCCTTCGGTGCATTAGGTGATGGTTTTACTTACGAGGCTCTTATGGCGGCAGTGGTGGTTGCCTTTGGTATTGGGATCCAAAATATCCCCGAAGGGGCAGCAGTTTCCATTCCACTGTTACGTGAGGGATTTAGTGCTAAAAAAAGTTTTTGGTATGGACAACTTTCTGGTTTTGTGGAACCCATTGGTGGTCTTCTCGGTGCGGCTCTTGTATTTTATGTAGAAAGCGTCCTTCCGTTTGCTCTCTCCTTTGCGGCAGGAGCGATGATCTTTGTGGTAGTGGAGGAACTCATTCCAGAGTCTCACACGGGAAAAGAAACCGAAATGTCAACATTGGGAGCGATGTTTGGATTTGTGCTCATGATGGCTCTTGATGTGGGGCTTGGGTGA
- a CDS encoding DUF4386 domain-containing protein yields MNRTNTSKEFSLRTLSLFTGIGLLAMALIAPIVYFQIFPSLFIVSDLAATIANLKVSVFSLRLGIFLFLVVAWGLFLILRPLHYGLSLLAVCFRLVYAVLLVVALQNLLSILPFVENEGFVTSVCNTNVCPSVLHLYESFQSFWDFSLLLFGIHLFLVGLVFLFAKQTSKIIGVFVVVAGLGYSVDAIGKLLVAGYNWEVAMFTFIGEVVLIGWLFYRSYLGFEDFNTT; encoded by the coding sequence ATGAATCGCACAAACACATCCAAAGAATTTTCCTTACGCACGCTTTCTCTTTTTACTGGAATTGGATTACTTGCCATGGCGTTGATTGCTCCCATCGTTTACTTCCAAATTTTCCCGAGTTTGTTTATTGTAAGTGACCTTGCTGCCACTATTGCCAATTTGAAGGTATCAGTATTTTCCCTCCGATTGGGGATCTTTCTCTTTTTGGTTGTTGCTTGGGGTTTGTTTTTGATTTTAAGACCACTTCACTACGGATTATCATTGTTAGCTGTATGTTTTCGTTTGGTATATGCTGTTCTTTTGGTTGTTGCATTACAAAATTTACTTTCGATCCTTCCTTTTGTGGAAAATGAAGGATTTGTCACTTCTGTTTGCAATACAAATGTTTGTCCGTCTGTCCTACATTTATATGAATCTTTCCAATCCTTCTGGGATTTTTCATTATTATTATTTGGAATCCACTTGTTTCTTGTGGGACTGGTATTTCTTTTTGCAAAACAAACATCGAAAATAATTGGGGTCTTTGTTGTGGTAGCGGGACTTGGGTATTCTGTGGATGCGATCGGTAAACTTTTAGTTGCTGGTTATAATTGGGAGGTTGCTATGTTTACCTTTATCGGAGAAGTGGTTTTGATTGGTTGGTTATTCTATCGATCGTACCTTGGATTTGAGGATTTTAATACAACCTGA